From the Gemmatimonadaceae bacterium genome, one window contains:
- a CDS encoding prolyl oligopeptidase family serine peptidase, producing MRRSPIPAAVLSVVVALAVVAAAPARAQAPAGARVAAAAPSSSDLKILNVEDYGRWKRVTSADLSPDGTWMTYAYAPNTGDDTLFVKQLDTGKLYSIPVGSAPAFSDDSRWVGYYVSPPERAGRGGRGGRGTAPPTPEGRGGRGAAPGAERRFELLNLATGDKWSAPNALAFKFAKGSKFLAVHLNRESRADTTHHGSDLLIRDLSSGATRNIGNVGQYDFDAAGNLLAYTVDAADHLGNGIYLVDLANGFTRPLDAMAEEFDGLAWSDTGADLAVLRGTKLKGMKQNDNVLLAWTGLSAQGGNETTYDPSKASDFPKGFVLSQFAAPRWSDDGSRVFVGIKQQEEELPKSEEPQANVDVWHWKDAEVQSVQMVRLQQELRSTFASAVLVPSDRFVQLTDSAMSTVQMVQDGSWGVGRNDTTYRGEVAWGGSHADYYRVNTATGTRSLIADKLWRTMGTSPDSKWFLYLQNKHIYAYNAESGKSMEVDGGMNFVDTDDNHAYERPIWGLAGWSSDGKSVLVYDKYDVWRLPLDGSGKPVNLTEGVGKAQQIQFRVVRLDLPNSGGRGGRGGGRGGLGGGPRTEDHGIDLSKPITLSAYGEWTKKSGYWTLEPGQAPRPLIYEDKMIGQASKAEAANRVIFTEQTFREFPDYWASNTSFQAPVRETDADPFIGEYAWGSRVLVDFTNSRGQHLQATLTLPAGYQPGKKYPMLVYFYEILSNTHHQFSMPTFDDRPQMSTYASNGYLVLEPDVVYQIGAPGSSALDCVTSAVKKVIAMGYADPAHIGLQGHSWGGYQSSYILTQSNLFAAVVTGAPPTDLISFYDELYPGTGTVQQGITEVGQVRMGGDVTPWNHTALYEEQSPLFNVPKITTPFMILQGTADNAVDWDQGLEFYNAARRNGKKVIFLSYPGEPHHLAKKPNQIDFQIRMKQFFDHYLKGTPEPDWMKHGVPQVDKGEPIR from the coding sequence GCCGAATACCGGCGACGATACCCTGTTCGTGAAGCAGCTCGACACGGGCAAGCTGTACTCGATTCCCGTGGGCTCTGCGCCGGCATTCTCCGACGATTCGCGCTGGGTGGGCTACTACGTGAGTCCGCCCGAGCGCGCCGGACGCGGAGGCCGGGGAGGCCGTGGCACGGCGCCCCCCACTCCCGAAGGGCGGGGCGGACGGGGCGCCGCACCAGGCGCGGAACGGCGGTTCGAACTGCTGAACCTCGCCACGGGCGACAAGTGGTCGGCCCCCAATGCGCTGGCGTTCAAGTTCGCCAAGGGGTCGAAATTCCTGGCCGTTCACCTGAACAGAGAGTCGCGTGCCGACACCACGCACCACGGCTCGGACCTGCTGATACGGGATCTGTCCAGCGGCGCAACGCGCAACATCGGCAACGTAGGGCAGTACGACTTCGACGCTGCCGGCAACCTGCTCGCCTATACCGTGGACGCAGCCGACCACCTCGGGAACGGCATCTATCTCGTCGACCTGGCGAACGGTTTCACACGCCCGCTCGACGCGATGGCCGAGGAGTTCGATGGCCTCGCCTGGAGCGACACCGGTGCGGATCTCGCCGTGCTCCGCGGCACCAAGCTCAAGGGCATGAAGCAGAACGACAATGTCCTGCTGGCGTGGACGGGTCTCAGCGCGCAGGGCGGAAACGAAACGACCTACGATCCGAGCAAGGCCTCCGACTTTCCCAAGGGGTTTGTGCTCAGCCAGTTTGCCGCACCACGGTGGAGCGACGATGGGTCGCGCGTGTTCGTCGGCATCAAGCAGCAGGAAGAGGAGTTGCCCAAGAGTGAGGAGCCGCAGGCCAACGTCGATGTCTGGCATTGGAAGGACGCCGAGGTGCAGTCGGTGCAGATGGTGCGACTGCAGCAGGAATTGCGGTCAACGTTCGCGTCGGCCGTGCTGGTGCCCTCGGACCGGTTCGTCCAACTCACCGACAGCGCGATGAGCACCGTGCAGATGGTGCAGGACGGCAGTTGGGGCGTGGGACGGAACGACACCACCTACCGCGGCGAAGTCGCGTGGGGCGGAAGCCACGCCGATTACTATCGCGTGAACACGGCCACCGGGACCCGCTCGCTCATCGCCGACAAGCTGTGGCGCACCATGGGCACCTCGCCCGACAGCAAGTGGTTCCTGTACCTCCAGAACAAGCACATCTATGCGTACAACGCCGAGTCGGGGAAGAGCATGGAAGTGGACGGTGGGATGAACTTCGTGGATACCGACGATAACCACGCCTACGAGCGCCCGATCTGGGGGTTGGCTGGCTGGTCGAGCGACGGCAAGTCGGTGCTCGTCTACGACAAGTATGATGTGTGGCGGCTGCCGCTCGATGGAAGCGGCAAGCCCGTGAACCTCACCGAGGGCGTCGGTAAGGCGCAGCAGATCCAGTTCCGCGTCGTGCGGCTCGATCTCCCCAATAGTGGAGGGCGTGGCGGCCGCGGTGGCGGGCGCGGCGGTCTCGGTGGCGGTCCTCGGACCGAGGACCACGGCATCGATCTGTCCAAGCCCATCACCCTTTCGGCATACGGCGAGTGGACCAAGAAGTCAGGGTACTGGACGCTGGAGCCGGGGCAGGCCCCCAGGCCGCTCATCTATGAAGACAAGATGATTGGTCAGGCGTCCAAGGCCGAGGCCGCCAACCGCGTGATCTTCACTGAGCAGACATTCCGGGAGTTCCCCGACTACTGGGCGAGCAACACCTCGTTCCAGGCACCGGTCAGGGAGACCGACGCCGATCCGTTCATCGGCGAATATGCATGGGGCAGCCGGGTCCTCGTCGATTTCACCAACAGCAGGGGCCAGCACCTGCAGGCCACGCTTACCCTGCCGGCCGGGTATCAGCCGGGCAAGAAATACCCGATGCTCGTCTATTTCTACGAGATCCTGTCGAATACGCACCATCAATTCTCGATGCCGACGTTCGACGATCGGCCGCAGATGTCCACGTACGCGAGCAACGGATACCTGGTGCTGGAGCCGGACGTCGTCTATCAGATCGGGGCGCCCGGTTCGTCGGCGCTGGACTGCGTGACCAGTGCCGTCAAGAAGGTGATCGCGATGGGGTACGCCGACCCGGCCCACATCGGCCTGCAGGGGCACAGCTGGGGTGGCTATCAATCTTCCTATATACTCACCCAGAGCAACCTCTTCGCCGCCGTGGTCACGGGGGCCCCACCCACCGACCTGATCAGCTTCTACGACGAGTTGTATCCGGGCACCGGCACCGTCCAGCAGGGCATCACCGAGGTCGGGCAGGTGCGCATGGGCGGAGACGTCACGCCGTGGAATCACACGGCGCTCTACGAGGAGCAGTCGCCTCTGTTCAACGTCCCCAAGATCACGACGCCGTTCATGATCCTGCAGGGCACGGCGGACAACGCCGTCGACTGGGATCAGGGGCTCGAGTTCTACAACGCCGCCAGGCGGAACGGGAAGAAGGTGATCTTCCTCTCGTATCCCGGTGAGCCGCATCACCTGGCCAAGAAGCCGAACCAGATCGACTTCCAGATTCGCATGAAGCAATTCTTCGACCACTACCTCAAGGGAACGCCGGAGCCCGACTGGATGAAGCACGGCGTGCCCCAGGTGGACAAGGGAGAACCGATTCGATGA